In the genome of Lactuca sativa cultivar Salinas chromosome 3, Lsat_Salinas_v11, whole genome shotgun sequence, the window TCATGGTGCTCAATCATCTCAAAGCATGTCCAAAATGGTCTTTTTGACGAGGGTTTGAATTTATTCCGCCAAATGTTAACTTCCAATATCAAACCTGTCCCAATTTCAATTTCCAGTATTACCCCTGCTTGTGCACACTTAACCACTCTACCTTTAGGCCAACAACTCCATGGGTACATAATTAGAAACCATTTTGACAAAAACATATTCATATCCAGCTCACTTGTTCACATGTATGCCAAATGTGGAAACATCAAACTTGCTAAAAAAAtcttttatcaaatgaatcatcaTGATTTGGTGTCATGGACATCTATGATCATGGGTTGTGCTTTACATGGCCATGTCCATGATTCCATTACTTTATTTGAACAAATGGAAACCGAATTAATTCGACCAAATTCCGTTGCTTTTTTAGCCGTTTTAACTGCTTGTAGCCATGGAGGAATGGTGAATGAAGGTTTGAAGTTTTATGAAAAAATGGTGAAAGATTATAAGTTGATTCCTGAGTTTGAGCATTATGCTTGTGTGGTGGATCTTTTGGGTAGGGCGGGGGAATTGGAGGCGGCTTTTGGGTTTATAAAAAGTTTGCGGGAAAATAAAAGAGGTGGTTTGTGGTTGCCGTTGCTGGCGGCTTGTAGGGTTCATAAAAATGTAGAATTGGGTGAAAAGATTGAGGGGTATTTATGGAattttgatgatgatgaggaaaAGGGTGCATATGTTTTGTTGTCGAATATGTATTTTGATGTTGGAAGGTATGAAGATGCGGGAAAGGTGAGAGGTATGATGGGGAAGAAAATGAATGGAAAGGAACCGGGTTGTAGTTGGATTGGAATTGGGAATAAAGTTCATGCTTTCATTTCCGGAGATGGATTCCATTCCGATTATGATGGAGTAATTGAGGCATTGGATATTCTTTTACAACATATGGAAAAGGAAGGATATGTTGCAGATAAGACTTGCATTTGAGTCGCATAATGTTTTTGAAAGAATTGGAATATGAATTGAATTCCATGGATGTTAGGGTGGAATGTTGTAATCTATCGATCAAAAGATTTTGTGGATTCCAGCGGAATCCAATTCCGTACTCGTTTGCAACCAAAGGAAGGATTGGAATGGAATTGAAATCGAATTTTGGCCAAATCCCACAAATTAAAGCTTAATCCTTACGCTTTTCATTTCTACATTTTCACTCACAAACCcgagaaatgatttttctaaacacTTCATGTCCTTCAAATCCAACTCATAAACATAAAGTATAATTATTTATTCATAAATAATTATTCCATAAGTTGTACTCCATTCAATAACTATTTGCCCCCAAAATTGCCAAATGTTATGATTAACACTTACTTTGAGAACTTTGATTTGGGGAAACTTCACTTACCAAAGATCATCTTTTCGAGCTATTTAACTTTAATTATTGCCGTTAAAAAATGTAACTTTAATTATTAAAGAAATAGCATTTTCACA includes:
- the LOC111897020 gene encoding putative pentatricopeptide repeat-containing protein At3g23330, producing MESVQTIIKTLLKNPTQIKSKSQAKQIHAHIVKSFPIFTTTLLSIYSKLNLLPESLLLFNTLPSPPILAWKSIIKCYSSTACFSESLNCFVKMRALGIYPDHNVFPSVLKSCTHLMYFKFGESVHACIIRVGLEFDIFTGNALLSMYSKLQRSSALQVFDESPERMTSDQNESILVSNNNNNKQLDLQMQSVRKVFETMEDRDVVSYNTLILGYAQSNMYNEAMLMIKDMGNANLKPDAFTLSNLLPIVAKHMDVWKGKEIHGYGVRHGFDQNEFITTGLSDMYANCNMVQDSYHLFSSLPKKDIVSWCSIISKHVQNGLFDEGLNLFRQMLTSNIKPVPISISSITPACAHLTTLPLGQQLHGYIIRNHFDKNIFISSSLVHMYAKCGNIKLAKKIFYQMNHHDLVSWTSMIMGCALHGHVHDSITLFEQMETELIRPNSVAFLAVLTACSHGGMVNEGLKFYEKMVKDYKLIPEFEHYACVVDLLGRAGELEAAFGFIKSLRENKRGGLWLPLLAACRVHKNVELGEKIEGYLWNFDDDEEKGAYVLLSNMYFDVGRYEDAGKVRGMMGKKMNGKEPGCSWIGIGNKVHAFISGDGFHSDYDGVIEALDILLQHMEKEGYVADKTCI